From the genome of Chroicocephalus ridibundus chromosome 1, bChrRid1.1, whole genome shotgun sequence, one region includes:
- the AICDA gene encoding single-stranded DNA cytosine deaminase, whose amino-acid sequence MDSLLMKRKLFLYNFKNLRWAKGRRETYLCYVVKRRDSATSCSLDFGYLRNKMGCHVEVLFLRYISAWDLDPGRCYRITWFTSWSPCYDCARHVADFLRAYPNLTLRIFTARLYFCEDRKAEPEGLRRLHRAGAQIAIMTFKDYFYCWNTFVENREKTFKAWEGLHENSVHLSRKLRRILLPLYEVDDLRDAFKTLGL is encoded by the exons ATGGACAG cctCCTGATGAAAAGGAAACTCTTTCTCTATAACTTCAAGAACCTGCGCTGGGCCAAGGGCCGGCGTGAAACCTACCTCTGCTATGTTGTGAAGCGCCGTGACAGTGCCACTTCATGCTCCCTGGACTTTGGATACCTGCGCAATAAG ATGGGCTGTCACGTGGAGGTGCTCTTCCTGCGCTACATCTCAGCCTGGGACCTGGACCCAGGACGCTGCTACCGTATCACCTGGTTCACCTCCTGGAGCCCCTGTTACGACTGCGCCCGACACGTGGCCGACTTCCTGCGCGCCTACCCCAACCTGACCCTCCGCATCTTCACAGCACGCCTCTACTTCTGTGAGGACCGCAAGGCAGAGCCTGAGGGACTGAGGCGCCTGCACAGGGCGGGGGCCCAAATTGCCATCATGACCTTCAAAG ATTACTTCTACTGCTGGAACACGTTTGTGGAGAACAGGGAAAAGACATTCAAAGCCTGGGAAGGGCTGCATGAAAACTCTGTCCATCTGTCCAGGAAGCTTCGACGGATTCTCCTG CCACTGTACGAAGTAGATGATTTACGAGATGCCTTTAAAACTCTGGGACTTTGA